One window of Helicoverpa zea isolate HzStark_Cry1AcR chromosome 12, ilHelZeax1.1, whole genome shotgun sequence genomic DNA carries:
- the LOC124635122 gene encoding transcription factor Sox-9-B-like isoform X2: MRRAHVKRPMNAFMVFAQAMRRRLSEQRPALHNAELSKSLGSMWKSLSEEEKKPFINEADKLRTQHKKEYPDYKYQPRRRKPQPTSAVRPKREPSPERDQIDFAGMPDISPALLADGAPDTAELEQYLPPGSVPDYHELQPRYAAHSLHHPPPPLYAPVPPRLHPACDWQHYASHP; the protein is encoded by the exons ATGCGGCGCGCGCACGTCAAGAGACCCATGAACGCGTTCATGGTGTTCGCCCAGGCGATGCGCCGGCGCCTCTCAGAGCAGCGGCCTGCGCTACACAACGCCGAGCTCAGCAAATCATTAGGATCCATGTGGAA GAGTCTAAGTGAAGAGGAGAAGAAACCCTTCATCAATGAGGCAGATAAGCTGAGAACACAACATAAGAAGGAGTATCCTGACTACAAATATCAGCCGCGGCGTCGCAAGCCTCAGCCGACGTCGGCGGTTCGGCCGAAGAGAGAGCCATCCCCTGAGAGGGATCAGATCGACTTCGCTGGCATGCCGGACATCTCACCAGCGCTCCTGGCGGACGGCGCCCCTGACACGGCGGAGCTGGAGCAGTACCTGCCGCCAGGCTCTGTGCCAGACTACCACGAGCTGCAGCCACGGTACGCCGCCCACAGCCTGCACCATCCCCCGCCGCCCCTCTACGCCCCCGTGCCCCCTCGCCTTCACCCCGCGTGCGACTGGCAACACTACGCATCACacccttaa
- the LOC124634873 gene encoding N-alpha-acetyltransferase 60 produces the protein MAGFSWYLSEGFQVIIEKSKDAKCSLKDIQLRFLCPDDLEEVRSLCRDWFPIEYPQSWYEDITSSERFFALAAVHKSEIIGLIVAEIKPYLKLNAEDRGILSRWFASKDTLVAYILSLGVARSFRRSGVATMLLDVLINHLAGPVPQPPHEHRVKAIFLHVLTTNTEAILFYEHRRFRLHSFLPYYYSIKGRCKDGFTYVYYVNGGHAPWGLYDYVKYVARAAWRGGGLYPWLWGKLRTALTIAWHRRFSSSTTRVGAVRSDGEAI, from the exons ATGGCTGGGTTCAGCTG GTACCTTTCTGAAGGCTTCCAAGTAATAATTGAGAAGTCGAAGGACGCAAAATGCTCTCTAAAAGATATTCAGTTGCGTTTCTTGTGCCCTGATGACCTAGAGGAG gTGAGATCTCTATGCAGAGATTGGTTTCCTATAGAATACCCTCAGTCATGGTATGAGGACATTACTTCTTCAGAAAGGTTTTTTGCCCTGGCAGCGGTGCACAAAAGTGAGATTATAGGCCTTATTGTGGCTGAAATAAAGCCTTACTTGAAACTGAATGCAGAAGATCGGGGAATACTGTCAAGATGGTTCGCCTCAAAGGATACACTTGTTGCTTACATACTGTCTTTAG GGGTAGCTCGTTCATTCCGTCGGTCGGGCGTGGCGACGATGCTACTGGACGTGCTCATCAACCACCTGGCGGGCCCCGTGCCGCAGCCGCCGCATGAGCACCGCGTCAAGGCCATATTCCTGCACGTGCTCACCACCAACACAGAAGCTATACTTTTTTATGAACACAGAAG ATTCCGGCTGCACTCTTTTCTGCCGTACTACTACTCGATCAAGGGGCGGTGTAAAGACGGCTTCACGTACGTGTACTACGTGAACGGCGGGCACGCGCCGTGGGGGCTGTACGACTACGTGAAGTACGTGGCGCGCGCGGCGTGGCGCGGCGGCGGCCTGTACCCCTGGCTCTGGGGCAAGCTGCGCACCGCGCTCACCATCGCCTGGCACAG GCGTTTCTCCAGCTCGACGACGCGGGTGGGCGCGGTTCGCTCTGATGGGGAAGCGATCTAA